The Methylomonas montana DNA window AGCGCTGAAGGTGGCAACGACTGGATCAGTTATCTACAACAACAAGGCATGTCCGGGCAAAGCATCGTCGTTGAAATTACCGAAAGCCTGTTGCTGGACGCGGACAGCACCGTGCGTGAACATTTATACGCCTATCGCGACGCCGGTATCCAGGTGGCGATCGACGACTTTGGTACCGGTTATTCCTCGCTATCCTATTTGAAAAAATTCGATATCGATTATCTGAAGATCGATCAATCCTTTACCCGCAATTTGGCCGCCGGTTCCAGCGACCATGCCTTGTGCGAGGCCATCATCGTGATGGCGCACAAACTGGGGCTACAAGTAATCGCCGAAGGCATTGAAACCCAACAACAGCTGGATCTGCTGACGGCGGCCGGCTGCGATTATGGTCAAGGCTATTTGTTCTCCAAACCGCTGCCCGCCGCTGAATTTGTCCTATTGTTCGATACGGAAGCGCAGCCATCGGCACAAACCTCGACAAAACCGGCGGCAAGATCGGCAACCCGCGCTGATTCCAGCATTTCCAAACTGTTCGCTTCCGACAAATCGGTGGATTGAGCGCATCGGATATTGAACGCTTTTGGCAAAAACCCGCCAAATTGGCTACTATCCAACTTATGCCAAATTTTCTAGGAGTATTTATGCGCATCGACCTAATCCGTTTCAAGGCCGTGTTACTGAGTGGCGCGTTATTCAGCCTACCGGCTTCTGCCCAGGACACGCCCAGCCCGCAACAAGCCCTGCAAAATTTCGGCATCGAGTCGGCGCAATTCGCCCAGCTGGAACGCGGCGAAATCGTCGGCTACGATGTCAGCGAAACCAGTCAAAAAGAACTGGCGATCGGCGTGGCGATGATCATTCCGGTGGCCTTGCCGCAAATCGTCGATTACATCAAAAGCGGCAAACTCAATGCCGGCGAGAGCGACATCATCGCCAGCGGCGCACTCACCGATAACGCCGGCATCGACGCCTTCAAGAAATTCGGCTTTACCGACAAGCAGCTCGACGAGGCCAAAGCCTTTTTAGAAGCCGAGCCCGGCGACGAATTCAATCTATCCAAAAGCGAATTCGACAGTTTGCAAAGCCTGAAAGCCGGACTGGAAAACGCCGACAACAAAACCCTGCTGAAAACCGCCAATCAAAAATATCGGGAATTTCTGCTGCAACGCTTGCAGGTCTACCGTAAAAGCGGCCTGGCCGGCATCCCTGCCTACAGCCGAGACGACGGCAGTGCCGACCCAGCCGCCGAATTGCGCAACGACGCCGTCAACAGCAAAGCCTGGGCGCGCTATTTTCCGGAACTGCAACAAGCTTGGCTCAATTATCCGGCCACGCTGCCGGCCAATGCCACCGAGCAATTCAGCTGGCTCAATCGCCGGGTCGAAGACCGGCCCACCGCCATCCTCAATCACCGCGTGATGGTCACCGGCGAGGCCGGCGGCATTATCGTCTCCCGGCAGTTCTACGTCGGCCATTCCTACAACTCCAGCCATGTAGTGGCCGGCGGTTTACCGTATAAAGACGGCACACTGGTGTTTTATTCGATCCGCAGCTCCACCGACCAAGTCGCCGGCATGGGCAGCAGCCTGAAACATTCGATAGGCCGCGAGCAGATGAAAAAAGAAATGATCAAACGTCTGCAACGCCTGAATAAAGACCTAAAACGTAAACCCGCCACGGTCGCCGTCGAGCAATAAACTCACCCCGCCGGCCGCAAGAATGGCTACCCAAGCCGCATCCAATGCTAGTATTAGCCTTGAATCGCTTGGGTAGCGTCCCCACCATCGTCATAATCCCTCGCAACTATTTCCGTTAACACAGAAAACTTTAGATGAATATTCAACACAAAGCACACCCTTGGCACGGCATTTCCCCCGGCGACAACACGCCAGACATCGTCACCGCTTTCATCGAAATCGTCCCATCCGATACCGTTAAATACGAAATCGACAAGGAAAGCGGCTATCTGAAAATCGACCGGCCGCAGAAATTCTCCAACATGATTCCGACGCTGTACGGCTTCATCCCGCGCAGTTATTGCGCGGAAAAAACCGCCGATTACGCCGCCGCCCGGTCCGGCCGCCCGGTCAGCAAGGGCGACGGCGATCCCTTGGATATTTGCGTATTGAGCGAACGCAGCGTGACCCACGGCGACATCCTGCTGCAAGCGATTCCGATCGGCGGATTCCGCTTACTGGACGGCGGCGAAGCCGACGACAAGATCATCGCGGTGATGAAAGGCGACGAGTTCTATCGGCAATGGCGCGATGTCTCCGACTGCCCGGAATCCTATATCAACCGCCTGAAACATTACTTCCTCACCTACAAACATCTGCCCAGCGAGAAAAGCGTCTGCGAAATCACTCACGTCTACGGCCGCGAAGAGGCCCACGAGGTGATCAAGCGCGCGATGGCGGATTATCAGTATCATTTTGGCTGCCAGGACGACGAATAGATTTGTCTGGACATGGATGCGCCGAGCAGCAATCGGCGCATTCGCAGTTGCGTTACCTCTAGCAACGACAAGATGCAAAATAAGACCGCTCGGCGCATGCCAAGGTTTTACCAACCAAGAATTAAATCCATGCACGCCGAGAAAATCATTTTAGAAACCGATCAACAAGGCAAATTGCTGCAAATACCCAAATTGCCGCCCAATGCGCGATTGGAAACCATCTTCCTGGTACTGAATCAGTCTCCTCCACCGCCAAAGAGACGCAAGCCTTCTACGCTGATAGCCAGGAAAGGCAAAATCGTTGGCGATATCATGGCACCCGCCGCAACCGAGAGTGAATGGGACGCTCTGAATTGATACTGTTGGATACGCACATTTGGGTTCGCTGGCCAGTTGGTAACGACCCGTTGCCGGACGTTATCGTCGAGATAATAGAAACCAGCGAGACTATTGCCGTTTCGGCAATTTCGATTTGAGAAGTCATTCTGTTGCAAAAACGCCAACGCATTGAATTGCCTGTTCCGCTCAATCAATGGCTTGATGCGGCGTTGCATGGCTCCGATATTCAAGTAATCCCCATTACCAGCGAAATCGCCCACTTGGCCGGCATTTTCCCCGAACATCACAAAGACCCAGCGGACCGGCTCATCATCGCCACCAGCATCGTCAATCAAAATAAACTCATCAGCTTTGATTCGGCATTTCCGAATTATCAGGAATTGACCGACCCATTAATTACCGCTTGAGACGGGTACTCATCACCAACCTCAATCTCTTTGAGATCAAAAGCCGGCTCCGCGTGCACCTAAGACAATTTTAATTCTTGCTGGAAGCATGACTCTTGCTAGAATCTCAAGTTATGACATTTGATTATCTTAACCAGCCCAAATACTACAGAAACCGCATTGAAGCCATCGTCGAAGCCTTCTCGACGATGCAGGAAGACCTCGACAAGGAATGCAAAGCCATCATGAAACAATGGGCCAAGCGCTAAGCGCAAATCGATCTTGGCTTAAACGAAACGTTACACCAGCATGCGATGAATGCCGCCGTATAACACTAAGGAATCGATATCAGCGAACAGACTGTCGAAAATGTCGAGCACTCTAAACAGCGCTGGGCCTGCGCCTCTCCGACGATTTCCCGAATCTTACCGAGACAAACCAGCACCGACATGAAGTCATTTTCCGTAAGTTATACCGACACCACCCCCAACCGCGCCCGCCGCCGTTTCCTAAAACTGGCCGCTGCTAGTCTGGCGACCACCAGCACGCCGGCGGCGGCGCTGTTCCGGTTGAACAATCAATGTCTCGATCCAGCCGGAACGCCGGCATCGGCCTTGGAAACCGCGGCCTGGCAAGGCATCAATCCGGCCGACTGGTGGGATTGCCATACCCACATCGTCGGTTCCGGCGACGGCGGTAGTGGCATCACCCAAACGCCGGATATGCATGCGCCGCTGCGGCATCCGATTCAAACTCTGCAGCATTGGGTTCTTTAGCCGTAAAAACGGGTAAGTCGATAGAATGGGCTGAACAATCCGTCGCCGCTATCTGATCGCCCGCAATAAATTACCGTAAAACAAGGCCTTGCCGGTTTTTGTCTGCATCCAGAGTTGTTTGATTTCGATCTGATTCTTAGCGAAACATTGCTCGGCGGCGTTTTGCAAATCCGCCAAATCCACTTTCGGCGAGTAGGTATTCAGGATTAAAAACGCGCCCGGATGCATCAAGCCGCGCGCGGTTTCGATCAAGTCGGCGAGATGATTTTCCAATTTCCATTTTTCGCCCTTGGCGCCCAGGCCCCAGGCCGGCGGGTCCATGATGATGCCGTGGTAGCGATTGCCGCGTTTCAGTTCGCGCTTGGCAAATTTCAACGCATCTTCAAGCACCCATTTGATGTCGGTTAGTCCGCTGCGCTCCCTATTTTCGTTAGCCCAACCCAGCATCTGCTTGACCGAATCCACATGCACCAGCTCCGCGCCATTGGCACGGGCCACCAGCGATGCCGCACCGGTATAGGCAAATAGGTTTAACACTTTTTGACCAGGTTTCACCCGTGCCGCGATAAAGCGCCAATTGGCTTGCTGTTCCGGAAACAGGCCTACATGTTTGAATTTGGTGAGCTTCAAACCGAAGTGCAATTGTTGATAGGCAATATCCCAGTGCTCGGGAGCCTGCTGTTTCAAGTTTTTCCAAGTGCCTTGGGTGGACGATAGCTCCTCGAATTCCCAATCCGCCCTATCCAGCCAATCGGACCATGACCAGCCCGGTTTGAAATGGGCTTGGATATCGGGACGGATGGTAACGACTTCGCCCCAGCGCTCCAGCTTCTTGCCGTCGCCGGCATCCAGCAACTCGTAATCGGGCCAGCCGAGCGCATATTCACGTAAGTCTATTTCGGCTTGTCCTGCGCCGATGTCGCCATTGTTTGCAGCGGGCTTGCGAGGACTGATAGCCATAGGTTCCTTAGCCATTTATTTATGTTAGGGCGCTGATTTTCAGTTGATCCAAAGGCCAATCGATAACGCCGCAGGATGATTAAGGAGTGGATTTTATGCCGGAAAGCCGCCGCCGGCCACTTCCGGCGCCGAATATGCGTCAATCGATACTCCGCCGCCATCAAAATAGCCACCAAGCCATTTGACCTCGATTTGCTTATCCGGCAACATGCCTGCAGCCCAATCGAAACCGTATTCGGCCAGGCCGTCTATTTCAGAACGTAATCGAACAAAAACTATAACCGAGTCATTTACGGACAGGGATTTAAATCCATGAAAATCAAACCGCTAGCACCGTCGCAGCTGTATAAACCGTGCAACCTGGAACAGTTAAGTTTCACCTCCACCGAGGAGCTGGACGATGCCGATACCGTGCTGGGCCAGGACCGGGCAATAGCCGCGATCAAATTTGGCATACGCATCAATAAAAGCGGTTACAACATTTTTGCGATGGCCCCGGACGGTACCGGCAAACTGACGATCATCACGCAACTCGCCGAGCACGAAGCCGGCCGCCAGCCGGTGCCGTCCGATTGGTGTTATGTGCATAATTTCAAACAGCCGGCCAAACCCAAGGCGATCCGTCTGGAACCGGGCGAAGGCAAGGGATTTCAAGACGACATGGCCGAGTTGATCGACGAGCTCAGCGTTGGCATCCCGGCCGCCTTCGATGGCGATGAATATCGATCCCGCGCCGGCGAACTGGAAAATCAATCCCGTCAACGGGAAATTGAGGTACTGAATACACTGCGCGAAGAAGCCGAACAAGCGCATGTCATTTTCACGGAAACGCCCAACGGTTACGCGTTTTTGCCGGCCGACGACAACAACGAACCGCTGACGCCGGAACAGTTCAATAAGCTGGATAAAGACCGCCAGCATAAATTTCACGATACGGTATTGGCGTTACAGGAGCGCGTGCAGGACGCCATCAAAAAATTTCCGCAATGGCGCAAGGAGACCAAACGCAAGCTGCAAGCCTTGAACCGGGAAGTCGCGGAACTGGCGGTACATCATTCGATAGACGAGTTGAAGGACAAATACGCCAAGCATCAGGCGGTGCTGGATTATCTCAGCGCGGTGCAACAAGACATCATCGACCATGTCCGTGACTTTATTCCGCATAGCGACAAGGTGCTGTCCTTCATGGAATTGCCGCAAGACCCTAATCCGTTCAAGCGCTATCAGGTCAATCTGATGGTGGATTTAAATCACAAACGCTCGGCGCCGGTGATTTGCGAGGATTTACCCAATCATGGCAACCTACTGGGCCGCATCGATCATCAGGCGCAAATGGGTTCGCTGGTGACAGATTTTACGATGATCAAGCCCGGCGCGTTTCACAAAGCTAACGGCGGCTATCTGATCCTGGATGCCCGTAAGGTGTTGATGCAACCCTACGCCTGGGAAACCTTGAAACGCACCTTGCACGCCGGCGAAATCCGCATCGAATCGCTGGAACGAGCCTTGAGTCTGATCAGCACCTCGTCGTTGGAGCCGGAACCGATCCCGCTAAACGTGAAAGTCATCCTGCTCGGCGATCCGATGCTGTATTACCTGTTGAGCTTTTACGACCCGGAATTTCAAGACTTTTTCAAAGTCGCCGCCGACTTCGCCGGCCATGTCAATCGAGAAAACAACAGCCTGGAATACGCCCGCCTGCTGGCGACCATCGCCCGCCGCGAAAAATTGCGGCCGCTCAGCCAACAAGCCGTGGCCAGAATCATCGAACATAGCGCGCGGATGGCCGAGGATGCGGAAAAGCTGCTGACCCATCTGCGCAGCATCAAGGACTTGTTGACCGAAGCCGATTACTGGGCCGCCGAAAACGGCCATACCCTGATCGCCAATAGCGATGTTCAGCAAGCCATTGACGAAAAAACCCACCGCTTGGACAAACTCCGTGAGCGGCTTTACGAAGCCATCCAGCGCGGCACGGTGATGATCGATACCCAAGGCAAAGTCGCCGGCCAAATCAACGGTTTGTCGGTTTTACAACTGGGTGAGTTCAGCTTTGGTCAGCCGTCGCGGATCACCGCCACCACTCGGATGGGTAACGGCAAGGTGGTGGACATCGAACGGGAAACCGAACTGGGCGGGGCGATTCACTCCAAGGGCGTACTGATTCTATCCAGCTTCATCGCCTCCCGTTATGCCCGCACCAGCCCGTTTTCGCTATCCGCCAGTCTGGTGTTCGAACAATCCTACGGCCATGTGGAAGGCGATAGCGCGTCCCTGGCGGAATTGTGCGCGATTCTGTCGTCGCTGGCACAAGTGCCGTTGCGCCAGGATCTGGCGATGACCGGCTCCGTGAATCAGCTGGGTCAAGTACAGCCGATCGGCGGGGTAAACGAAAAAATCGAAGGCTTTTTTGATATTTGCGCGGCTCGCGGTCTGAGCGGCAGTCAAGGCGTGATCATCCCGGCCAGCAATATCCCGCATCTAATGCTGCGCTGGGATGTAGTGCATGCCGCGCAAACCGGACAATTTCATATTTACCCGGTCAGCCATGTCGATGAAGCGCTGGGTTTATTGAGTGAAATGGAAGTGGGCTTAGTCGACGCGCAAGGCCAGTACCCGGCCGACTCGTTTAACGGTAGGATAGCTACGCAGCTGAAGCAATTTACCACACTGATCAAGGAGTTCAGCGCTAAACCTTCCGATGCGAAGAACGATTAAATCCTTATCTCGCCTACCTGGGGATCCAGCTTGTCGGGGCGAGATTGCTTGAGCCATTGGCTATTAGGCAGTGCGAATAAATTCGCCCCTACAATATATCCCGATACCGGAAGCAATTGGCGCAGACCTAACTGTCAATTTGCACCGATAACATCGAAATAGCCCCCAGCGAGGTTTTATCCGTCAAGAACGTCGCCTCTTCATCCTGGGTTTGCAAACCCAGGATGTACAGCAAGGGCAAAAAATGTTCGTCTGTAGGAATGGCTAAAGCTGAATCGGTAATCTCCCGGTATCTGGCTAACGCGCGATGATCTCGGTCCGCAATCAACTGTTTGACCCGTTCGGCAAACGCGATGGCCCAATGATGTGCGGTGTCCCGCCAAATCACGGCCTGCAAGTTATGTACGATATTGCCGCTACCGACGATCAACACGCCCTCCTCGCGCAGCCAGCCTAGCGCTTTTCCCAATTGATAATGCTGTTCCGGCGACTTATTGCTATCCAGACTGAGTTGCAGAACTGGGATGTCCGCATCCGGATACATGTGGCGCAGAATCGACCAACAACCATGATCCAAACCCCAATCCTGATCCAGCTGGATCGACGGCATAACCGCATGAATGCGCGCTGCCAACGCCGGCTTGCCGGGCGCCGGATATTCAAAATCGAATAAGGCTTGCGGAAAGCCGTAAAAATCGTGAATGGTCCTTGGTTGCGGCATCCCGGTAATCCGAATCCCCACGGTTTGCCAATGCGCAGAGATGCACAGAATAGCCTTGGGCCTGGGCAGGCGCCGCCCCAGCTTTGCCCAGGCCCGGCTAAACTCATTATCTTCAATCGCATTCAACGGGCTGCCGTGGCCGATGAATAAGGCTGGCATCCTCGGCAAGTTATGGTTGACAGGCTTGGCCGAATTCATCGTATCTGCTCCCATAAAGTGTTCTGCCCGTTGAAAATCTAAGCCACTACGTTAAAACGACCGGCCTGGTAATCGTCTATGGCCTGCTCGATTTGCTCGCGGCTATTCATCACAAACGGCCCGTGCTGAACTATCGGCTCGCGCAATGGCGCGCCGGCCACCAGGATCAAGCGACTGTCTTGCTTGGCCTGCAAGATCACGCCATCCGCCGCATTGTTGTTCAGAACCGCCATCCGTTGCGCGGAAACCGACCGTTCAGCCACCGCCACCTCGCCACGATACACGTAGAAAAAGGCGTTATGTCCAATGGGTAGAGACTGACTGAAACTAACGCCAGCCGGCACATGCACATCCAGAAACAGCGGTTCGGTATTGGGCCGTTGAATCGCCCCCATTACGCCATGGCTGGCACCGGCGATGACTCTGACCTTGACGCCGTCCGCCGTGACCCATTCCGGAATCTGCTCGCTTTGCACATCCTGGTAACCCGCCGCCTGCATCTTCTCCGCAGCGGGCAGATTGATCCACAATTGAAAGCCTTCCAGCAAGCCGTCTTTTTGCTCGGGCATTTCCGAATGGATAATGCCGCACCCGGCGGTCATCCATTGAATGCCGCCGGTTTCCAGCAAACCTTGATGGCCGGCGTTGTCGCTATGCCGCATCCGCCCGGAGACCAAATAAGTCAGGGTTTCAAAGCCGCGATGCGGATGATTAGGAAACCCGGCGATGTAGTCGTTAGGTTTGTCGCTGCCAAAGGCATCCAGCATCAAGAACGGGTCGAGACGTTGCTGCAGGGCTTGGCCCAGCACGCGGGTCAATTTTACGCCGGCGCCATCCGAGGTTGCGTGGCCAAGCACGATTTGTTCGATAGCCCGCGAACGGCGTACCAAATCGGTTTTGCGTGTTTCATTGTTCATGGCTGATCTCCTGTGTTCGATTGATATTTAGGCTGCCAACGCGGCGATCTGGGTAGCGGCGGCTTGCAAGGCCAATTGTTCGGCATCGCCGCCCATCGCCAAACCTTCCGCATAAATGAAAGTGACATCGGTCATGCCTAAAAATCCCAAGACGGTACGCAAATAAGCGCTTTGACTATCGGTCTCGGTACCGCTGTGTTTGCCGCCGGCGGTCTGGATCACATAGACTTGCTTGTTTTTTAGCAAGCCCTCCACGCCGTTTTCGGTGTATTGAAACGTCACCCGCGCACGGGCGATAGCATCTATCCAGGCTTTCAGTTGCGCGGGAATCCCAAAGTTATACATGGGCGCGG harbors:
- a CDS encoding inorganic pyrophosphatase; the protein is MNIQHKAHPWHGISPGDNTPDIVTAFIEIVPSDTVKYEIDKESGYLKIDRPQKFSNMIPTLYGFIPRSYCAEKTADYAAARSGRPVSKGDGDPLDICVLSERSVTHGDILLQAIPIGGFRLLDGGEADDKIIAVMKGDEFYRQWRDVSDCPESYINRLKHYFLTYKHLPSEKSVCEITHVYGREEAHEVIKRAMADYQYHFGCQDDE
- a CDS encoding type II toxin-antitoxin system VapC family toxin, with translation MQKRQRIELPVPLNQWLDAALHGSDIQVIPITSEIAHLAGIFPEHHKDPADRLIIATSIVNQNKLISFDSAFPNYQELTDPLITA
- a CDS encoding DUF2130 domain-containing protein is translated as MTFDYLNQPKYYRNRIEAIVEAFSTMQEDLDKECKAIMKQWAKR
- a CDS encoding class I SAM-dependent methyltransferase, translated to MAKEPMAISPRKPAANNGDIGAGQAEIDLREYALGWPDYELLDAGDGKKLERWGEVVTIRPDIQAHFKPGWSWSDWLDRADWEFEELSSTQGTWKNLKQQAPEHWDIAYQQLHFGLKLTKFKHVGLFPEQQANWRFIAARVKPGQKVLNLFAYTGAASLVARANGAELVHVDSVKQMLGWANENRERSGLTDIKWVLEDALKFAKRELKRGNRYHGIIMDPPAWGLGAKGEKWKLENHLADLIETARGLMHPGAFLILNTYSPKVDLADLQNAAEQCFAKNQIEIKQLWMQTKTGKALFYGNLLRAIR
- a CDS encoding Lon protease family protein encodes the protein MKIKPLAPSQLYKPCNLEQLSFTSTEELDDADTVLGQDRAIAAIKFGIRINKSGYNIFAMAPDGTGKLTIITQLAEHEAGRQPVPSDWCYVHNFKQPAKPKAIRLEPGEGKGFQDDMAELIDELSVGIPAAFDGDEYRSRAGELENQSRQREIEVLNTLREEAEQAHVIFTETPNGYAFLPADDNNEPLTPEQFNKLDKDRQHKFHDTVLALQERVQDAIKKFPQWRKETKRKLQALNREVAELAVHHSIDELKDKYAKHQAVLDYLSAVQQDIIDHVRDFIPHSDKVLSFMELPQDPNPFKRYQVNLMVDLNHKRSAPVICEDLPNHGNLLGRIDHQAQMGSLVTDFTMIKPGAFHKANGGYLILDARKVLMQPYAWETLKRTLHAGEIRIESLERALSLISTSSLEPEPIPLNVKVILLGDPMLYYLLSFYDPEFQDFFKVAADFAGHVNRENNSLEYARLLATIARREKLRPLSQQAVARIIEHSARMAEDAEKLLTHLRSIKDLLTEADYWAAENGHTLIANSDVQQAIDEKTHRLDKLRERLYEAIQRGTVMIDTQGKVAGQINGLSVLQLGEFSFGQPSRITATTRMGNGKVVDIERETELGGAIHSKGVLILSSFIASRYARTSPFSLSASLVFEQSYGHVEGDSASLAELCAILSSLAQVPLRQDLAMTGSVNQLGQVQPIGGVNEKIEGFFDICAARGLSGSQGVIIPASNIPHLMLRWDVVHAAQTGQFHIYPVSHVDEALGLLSEMEVGLVDAQGQYPADSFNGRIATQLKQFTTLIKEFSAKPSDAKND
- the ygiD gene encoding 4,5-DOPA-extradiol-dioxygenase, with protein sequence MNSAKPVNHNLPRMPALFIGHGSPLNAIEDNEFSRAWAKLGRRLPRPKAILCISAHWQTVGIRITGMPQPRTIHDFYGFPQALFDFEYPAPGKPALAARIHAVMPSIQLDQDWGLDHGCWSILRHMYPDADIPVLQLSLDSNKSPEQHYQLGKALGWLREEGVLIVGSGNIVHNLQAVIWRDTAHHWAIAFAERVKQLIADRDHRALARYREITDSALAIPTDEHFLPLLYILGLQTQDEEATFLTDKTSLGAISMLSVQIDS
- a CDS encoding pirin family protein encodes the protein MNNETRKTDLVRRSRAIEQIVLGHATSDGAGVKLTRVLGQALQQRLDPFLMLDAFGSDKPNDYIAGFPNHPHRGFETLTYLVSGRMRHSDNAGHQGLLETGGIQWMTAGCGIIHSEMPEQKDGLLEGFQLWINLPAAEKMQAAGYQDVQSEQIPEWVTADGVKVRVIAGASHGVMGAIQRPNTEPLFLDVHVPAGVSFSQSLPIGHNAFFYVYRGEVAVAERSVSAQRMAVLNNNAADGVILQAKQDSRLILVAGAPLREPIVQHGPFVMNSREQIEQAIDDYQAGRFNVVA
- a CDS encoding FMN-dependent NADH-azoreductase; this encodes MNILQINSSIRAENAYSSRLADTLVASLRQQFPAARLVVRDLAKTPHPLLDEAALIALSTPAEQRSPAQAQRVALDDALIAEIQQADTVVLTAPMYNFGIPAQLKAWIDAIARARVTFQYTENGVEGLLKNKQVYVIQTAGGKHSGTETDSQSAYLRTVLGFLGMTDVTFIYAEGLAMGGDAEQLALQAAATQIAALAA